In one Sphingomonas hankookensis genomic region, the following are encoded:
- the rpsG gene encoding 30S ribosomal protein S7, whose translation MARRRRPEKREILPDPVYGDEVLTKFMNSVMLDGKKSVAEGIVYSAFETVEARAKRDPLGVFHDALNNVKPNIEVRSRRVGGATYQVPVEVRFERAQALAIRWLIASARNRSENTMSARLSGELMDAANNRGNAVKKREDTHRMAEANRAFSHYRW comes from the coding sequence ATGGCTCGTCGTCGTCGTCCCGAAAAGCGGGAAATCCTGCCTGATCCCGTATACGGGGATGAGGTTCTGACCAAGTTCATGAATTCGGTGATGCTGGACGGCAAGAAGTCCGTCGCCGAAGGCATCGTCTATTCGGCATTCGAAACCGTCGAAGCCCGTGCGAAGCGCGATCCGCTGGGCGTGTTCCACGATGCGCTGAACAACGTGAAGCCGAACATCGAAGTGCGTTCGCGCCGCGTCGGTGGTGCGACCTACCAGGTCCCGGTCGAAGTCCGCTTCGAACGCGCCCAGGCACTCGCCATCCGCTGGCTGATCGCCTCGGCCCGCAACCGCAGCGAGAACACCATGTCGGCGCGCCTGTCGGGTGAGCTGATGGACGCTGCCAACAACCGCGGCAACGCCGTCAAGAAGCGCGAAGACACGCACCGCATGGCGGAAGCGAACCGCGCCTTCTCGCACTACCGCTGGTAA
- a CDS encoding GFA family protein: protein MPPALPIDGSCRCGRVHLHIDAAPMMTMACHCRGCQRMSGSAFSLTLAVPSAALTVTGDTVIGGLHGEQVRHHHCDHCKGWLFTRIEPDPGFTNVRVGVLDRPEAFAPFIDTCVAEALPWATTPARHRYPGFPPPEAFGPLLAEYAAMRTD, encoded by the coding sequence ATGCCCCCTGCCCTGCCGATCGACGGGAGCTGCCGCTGTGGCCGGGTGCACCTCCACATCGATGCCGCGCCGATGATGACGATGGCGTGCCATTGCCGCGGATGCCAGCGCATGTCCGGCAGCGCCTTCTCGTTGACGCTCGCGGTGCCGAGCGCCGCGCTGACCGTCACCGGCGATACCGTCATCGGCGGGCTGCATGGCGAACAGGTCCGCCACCATCATTGCGACCATTGCAAGGGCTGGCTGTTCACCCGCATCGAACCCGATCCCGGCTTCACCAATGTTCGTGTCGGCGTACTCGACCGGCCGGAAGCGTTCGCGCCGTTCATCGACACCTGCGTTGCCGAGGCGCTGCCCTGGGCGACGACGCCCGCGCGCCACCGCTATCCGGGCTTTCCGCCGCCCGAGGCGTTCGGCCCGCTGCTGGCGGAATATGCCGCGATGCGGACGGACTGA
- a CDS encoding glutathione S-transferase family protein has translation MAGLTLYTNPMSRGRIARWMVEEVGADYDVEMLGYGGTMKADAYLAINPMGKVPAIVHDGHVVTECAAICAYLADAFPDAGLAPVAGEHADYYRWLFFAAGPVEQAVTNRSLGVVPTDDQQRMVGYGDYDRVVDVLEAAVSAHPYIAGDRFTAADVYVGSQVMWGTQFGTLPKRDAFLAYAARLADRPAHVRASELDDAAMAEMQAAG, from the coding sequence ATGGCCGGACTGACGCTGTACACCAACCCGATGTCGCGCGGGCGGATCGCGCGCTGGATGGTGGAGGAGGTTGGCGCGGACTATGATGTCGAGATGCTCGGCTATGGCGGGACGATGAAGGCCGACGCCTATCTGGCAATCAACCCGATGGGGAAGGTGCCGGCGATCGTCCATGACGGTCATGTCGTCACCGAATGTGCCGCGATCTGCGCCTATCTTGCCGATGCCTTTCCCGACGCCGGTCTTGCACCGGTCGCGGGCGAACATGCCGATTATTATCGCTGGCTGTTCTTCGCGGCGGGGCCGGTCGAGCAGGCGGTCACCAACCGCTCGCTGGGCGTCGTGCCAACCGACGATCAGCAGCGGATGGTCGGCTATGGCGATTACGACCGGGTGGTCGACGTGCTGGAGGCGGCGGTGTCGGCGCACCCCTATATCGCGGGCGACCGCTTCACCGCCGCCGATGTCTATGTCGGGTCGCAGGTGATGTGGGGGACGCAGTTCGGTACGCTGCCGAAGCGCGATGCGTTCCTGGCCTATGCCGCCCGGCTGGCCGACCGTCCGGCGCATGTCCGGGCGAGCGAGCTGGACGATGCGGCGATGGCGGAGATGCAGGCGGCGGGGTGA
- the rpsL gene encoding 30S ribosomal protein S12 produces the protein MPTINQLVRKGREPQKAKSKVPAMDQNPQKRGVCTRVYTTTPKKPNSALRKVAKVRLTNSREVISYIPGEGHNLQEHSVVLIRGGRVRDLPGVRYHVLRGVLDTQGVKDRRQSRSKYGAKRPK, from the coding sequence ATGCCGACGATCAACCAGCTGGTCCGCAAGGGCCGCGAACCGCAGAAGGCCAAGTCGAAGGTCCCTGCGATGGACCAGAACCCGCAGAAGCGCGGTGTCTGCACCCGCGTCTACACGACGACCCCGAAGAAGCCGAACTCGGCGCTGCGCAAGGTGGCCAAGGTCCGCCTGACCAACAGCCGCGAAGTCATCAGCTACATTCCGGGTGAAGGCCACAACCTCCAGGAGCACTCGGTCGTGCTGATCCGCGGCGGTCGTGTGCGCGATCTTCCCGGCGTTCGCTACCACGTCCTGCGCGGCGTGCTCGATACGCAGGGTGTCAAGGATCGCCGCCAGTCGCGTTCGAAGTACGGCGCCAAGCGTCCGAAGTGA
- the tuf gene encoding elongation factor Tu, with protein MAKAKFERNKPHLNIGTIGHVDHGKTSLTAAITKVLADTMGGVAVDFANIDKAPEERERGITISTAHVEYETANRHYAHVDCPGHADYVKNMITGAAQMDGAILVVSATDGPMPQTKEHILLAKQVGVPTMVVFLNKVDLVDDEEILELVEMEIREELSKREFDGDNIPIIRGSATCALSGSDQKLGQDAILELMKAVDESIPQPERPLDKPFMMPIEDVFSISGRGTVVTGRVETGVVKVGEEVEIVGIHESVRKTVVTGVEMFRKLLDQGQAGDNIGALIRGVARDEVERGQVLAKPGSITPHTDFQSSVYVLSKDEGGRHTPFFANYRPQFYFRTTDVTGTIELPEGTEMVMPGDEVALGVKLIAPIAMDVGQRFTIREGGRTVGAGVVSGIDK; from the coding sequence ATGGCAAAGGCAAAATTCGAGCGGAACAAGCCGCACCTGAACATCGGCACCATCGGCCACGTCGACCACGGCAAGACCTCGCTGACGGCCGCGATCACCAAGGTGCTGGCGGACACGATGGGCGGCGTCGCCGTCGACTTCGCCAACATCGACAAGGCTCCGGAAGAGCGCGAGCGCGGCATCACCATCTCGACCGCGCACGTCGAGTATGAGACCGCCAACCGCCACTATGCGCACGTCGACTGCCCGGGTCACGCCGACTATGTGAAGAACATGATCACCGGCGCGGCGCAGATGGACGGCGCGATCCTGGTCGTGTCGGCCACCGACGGCCCGATGCCGCAGACCAAGGAGCACATCCTGCTCGCCAAGCAGGTCGGCGTTCCCACCATGGTCGTCTTCCTGAACAAGGTCGACCTGGTCGACGACGAGGAAATCCTCGAACTCGTCGAAATGGAAATCCGCGAAGAGCTGTCGAAGCGTGAATTCGACGGCGACAACATTCCGATCATCCGTGGCTCGGCCACCTGCGCCCTGTCGGGTTCGGACCAGAAGCTCGGCCAGGACGCGATCCTCGAGCTGATGAAGGCCGTCGACGAGTCGATCCCGCAGCCGGAACGTCCGCTGGACAAGCCGTTCATGATGCCGATCGAAGACGTGTTCTCGATCTCGGGTCGCGGCACCGTGGTCACCGGCCGCGTCGAAACCGGCGTTGTGAAGGTCGGCGAAGAAGTCGAAATCGTCGGCATCCACGAATCGGTCCGCAAGACCGTCGTGACCGGCGTCGAAATGTTCCGCAAGCTGCTCGATCAGGGCCAGGCCGGCGACAACATCGGCGCGCTGATCCGCGGCGTCGCCCGTGACGAAGTGGAGCGTGGTCAGGTTCTGGCGAAGCCGGGCTCGATCACGCCGCACACCGACTTCCAGTCGTCGGTGTACGTGCTGTCGAAGGACGAAGGTGGCCGTCACACGCCGTTCTTCGCCAACTATCGTCCGCAGTTCTACTTCCGCACGACCGACGTGACCGGCACCATCGAACTGCCGGAAGGCACCGAAATGGTCATGCCGGGCGACGAAGTCGCGCTGGGCGTGAAGCTGATCGCTCCGATCGCCATGGACGTCGGCCAGCGCTTCACCATCCGTGAAGGCGGTCGTACCGTCGGCGCAGGGGTTGTCAGCGGCATCGACAAGTAA
- the fusA gene encoding elongation factor G: MARSHPLERYRNIGIMAHIDAGKTTTTERILYYTGKSYKIGEVHEGTATMDWMEQEQERGITITSAATTCKWRAEEGKGEEHLINIIDTPGHVDFTIEVERSLRVLDGAVACFDGVAGVEPQSETVWRQADKYGVPRMCFVNKLDRTGADFYFCVDSIIERLGARPAVLYLPIGIEGGFKGLVDLVENRAIIWLEESLGAKFEYQDIPEDMKEKAAKYRSDLIEMAVEQDDDLMEAYLEGNEPSVADLKKLIRKGTLAMNFVPIVCGSAFKNKGVQPLLDAVVDYLPSPLDIPDVQGVKLDGETPDSRPASDTAPLSLLAFKIMNDPFVGSLTFARIYSGTLTKGSYLNSVKDKKEKIGRMLLMHANSREDIDEARAGDIVAIAGLKETTTGDTLCDPANPIILERMEFPEPVIELSVEPKTKADQEKMGIALNRLAAEDPSFRVSTDHESGQTIIKGMGELHLEILVDRMKREFKVEANVGAPQVAYREYLAKPVELTYTHKKQSGGSGQFGEVKVKVVPGERGSGYQFFDEIKGGNIPREYIPSVEKGMRETAQTGSLIGFPIIDFEVHLIDGKYHDVDSSALAFEICARGAMREAAQKAGIKLLEPIMKVEVVTPEDYLGDVIGDMNSRRGQIQGTDSRGNAQTVEAMVPLANMFGYVNQLRSFTQGRAQYSMQFSHYDEVPQNVADEVKAKMA; encoded by the coding sequence ATGGCCCGCAGCCATCCGCTCGAACGGTATCGTAACATCGGCATCATGGCGCACATCGACGCCGGCAAGACGACCACCACCGAGCGTATTCTTTACTACACCGGCAAGTCCTACAAGATCGGCGAAGTGCACGAAGGCACCGCCACCATGGACTGGATGGAGCAGGAGCAGGAACGCGGCATCACCATCACCTCGGCGGCAACCACCTGCAAGTGGCGTGCGGAAGAGGGCAAGGGTGAAGAGCACCTGATCAACATCATCGACACCCCCGGCCACGTCGACTTCACCATCGAAGTCGAGCGTTCGCTGCGCGTGCTCGACGGTGCGGTCGCCTGTTTCGACGGCGTTGCCGGCGTCGAGCCGCAGTCGGAAACCGTGTGGCGTCAGGCCGACAAGTACGGCGTGCCGCGCATGTGCTTCGTCAACAAGCTCGACCGCACCGGCGCCGACTTCTATTTCTGCGTCGATTCGATCATCGAGCGTCTGGGTGCGCGTCCGGCGGTCCTGTATCTCCCGATCGGTATCGAAGGCGGCTTCAAGGGCCTGGTCGACCTGGTCGAGAACCGCGCGATCATCTGGCTCGAAGAGTCGCTGGGCGCGAAGTTCGAATATCAGGACATTCCGGAAGACATGAAGGAAAAGGCTGCGAAGTATCGCAGCGACCTGATCGAAATGGCCGTCGAGCAGGACGACGACCTGATGGAAGCCTATCTCGAAGGCAACGAGCCGTCGGTCGCCGACCTCAAGAAGCTGATCCGCAAGGGGACGCTGGCGATGAACTTCGTGCCGATCGTGTGCGGTTCGGCGTTCAAGAACAAGGGCGTGCAGCCGCTGCTTGACGCGGTCGTCGACTATCTGCCGTCGCCGCTGGACATTCCGGACGTGCAGGGCGTGAAGCTCGACGGCGAGACCCCGGATTCGCGTCCGGCGTCGGACACCGCGCCGCTGTCGCTGCTGGCGTTCAAGATCATGAACGATCCGTTCGTCGGCTCGCTGACCTTCGCCCGCATCTATTCGGGCACCCTCACCAAGGGTTCGTACCTGAACTCGGTGAAGGACAAGAAGGAAAAGATCGGCCGTATGCTCCTCATGCACGCGAACTCGCGTGAGGACATCGACGAGGCGCGTGCGGGCGACATCGTCGCCATCGCGGGCCTGAAGGAAACGACGACCGGCGATACGCTGTGCGATCCGGCCAACCCGATCATCCTGGAACGCATGGAGTTCCCGGAACCCGTGATCGAGCTGTCGGTGGAGCCGAAGACCAAGGCGGACCAGGAAAAGATGGGCATCGCGCTCAACCGCCTGGCTGCCGAGGACCCCTCGTTCCGTGTGTCGACCGACCATGAATCGGGCCAGACGATCATCAAGGGCATGGGTGAACTTCACCTCGAAATCCTCGTCGATCGCATGAAGCGCGAATTCAAGGTGGAAGCGAATGTCGGTGCGCCGCAGGTGGCGTATCGCGAATATCTCGCCAAGCCGGTCGAGCTGACCTACACCCACAAGAAGCAGTCGGGTGGTTCGGGCCAGTTCGGCGAAGTGAAGGTCAAGGTCGTTCCCGGCGAGCGTGGTTCGGGCTACCAGTTCTTCGACGAGATCAAGGGCGGCAACATCCCGCGCGAATATATCCCGTCGGTGGAAAAGGGCATGCGCGAGACGGCACAGACCGGTTCGCTGATCGGCTTCCCGATCATCGACTTCGAAGTGCACCTGATCGACGGCAAGTACCACGACGTCGACTCGTCGGCGCTGGCGTTCGAAATCTGCGCCCGCGGCGCGATGCGCGAAGCGGCGCAGAAGGCCGGCATCAAGCTGCTCGAGCCGATCATGAAGGTCGAGGTCGTGACCCCGGAAGACTATCTGGGCGACGTCATCGGCGACATGAACAGCCGTCGTGGCCAGATCCAGGGCACCGACAGCCGCGGCAACGCGCAGACCGTCGAAGCGATGGTCCCGCTCGCCAACATGTTCGGCTATGTGAACCAGCTCCGCTCGTTCACGCAGGGCCGCGCGCAATACTCGATGCAGTTCTCGCACTATGACGAAGTGCCGCAGAACGTCGCGGATGAGGTCAAGGCGAAGATGGCCTGA
- a CDS encoding peptidylprolyl isomerase, with the protein MRILFALLLMALAPAAHAQSATRAAPGYVRVKIDTNVGSIIVALDVKRAPATSKNFLAYVDDGRFDDTDFYRSARRKADPKLGFIQGGIRTDARRILPPFPHERTDRTGVKHVDGAISMARRPEANSAGGNFVLLVGAMPSMDAKDDFAGYAAFGRVVGGMDVVKRILARPTGGGSDAMKGQMILDPIRILRARRLDGKPQPTGQPKVWLIGVRR; encoded by the coding sequence ATGCGTATCCTGTTCGCCCTGTTGCTGATGGCGCTCGCGCCCGCCGCCCACGCCCAGTCCGCCACCCGCGCCGCGCCGGGCTATGTCCGGGTGAAGATCGACACCAATGTCGGGTCGATCATCGTCGCGCTGGACGTCAAACGCGCGCCGGCGACGTCGAAGAACTTCCTCGCCTATGTCGATGACGGTCGGTTCGACGATACCGACTTCTACCGTTCGGCGCGGCGCAAGGCCGATCCGAAGCTGGGCTTCATCCAGGGTGGCATCCGCACCGATGCCCGCCGCATCCTGCCGCCCTTTCCGCACGAACGGACCGACCGCACCGGCGTGAAACATGTCGACGGCGCGATCTCGATGGCGCGGCGCCCCGAGGCCAATTCGGCGGGCGGCAATTTCGTGCTGCTGGTCGGCGCGATGCCCAGCATGGACGCGAAGGACGACTTCGCCGGCTATGCCGCGTTCGGCCGGGTCGTCGGCGGCATGGACGTGGTCAAGCGCATCCTCGCCAGGCCGACCGGCGGCGGATCGGACGCGATGAAGGGGCAGATGATCCTCGACCCCATCCGCATCCTGCGCGCCCGGCGACTGGACGGAAAGCCGCAGCCGACCGGCCAGCCGAAGGTGTGGCTGATCGGCGTGCGGCGGTAG
- a CDS encoding MAPEG family protein: MTMMTRAILWPSFALVALIFLVSLTLVQARFGHMRRQRPRATDLVDSEASRAYFRPVERPAANLANLFEMPVLYFALVPLLLITGLATLAQVSLAWVYVALRAGHSIAHIDGRVRPRFLFFVASHAVLAAMWVGFAIDTGFSAR, translated from the coding sequence ATGACGATGATGACGCGGGCGATCCTGTGGCCGAGCTTCGCGCTCGTCGCGCTGATCTTTCTGGTCAGCCTGACGCTGGTACAGGCGCGCTTCGGCCATATGCGGCGGCAGCGGCCCCGCGCGACCGACTTAGTCGACAGCGAGGCGAGTCGCGCCTATTTCCGCCCGGTCGAACGGCCCGCCGCCAATCTCGCCAACCTGTTCGAGATGCCGGTCCTCTATTTCGCGCTGGTCCCGCTGCTGCTGATCACGGGGCTCGCGACGCTGGCGCAGGTTTCGCTCGCCTGGGTCTATGTCGCGCTGCGCGCCGGGCACAGCATCGCGCATATCGACGGCCGGGTGCGGCCGCGCTTCCTGTTCTTCGTCGCGTCGCATGCGGTGCTGGCGGCGATGTGGGTCGGCTTTGCGATCGATACCGGCTTCTCGGCGCGCTGA